One Hyphomicrobium sp. CS1GBMeth3 DNA window includes the following coding sequences:
- a CDS encoding adenylosuccinate synthase — MANVVVVGAQWGDEGKGKIVDWLSERADVVVRFQGGHNAGHTLVIGNTTYKLSLLPSGVVRPGKLGVIGAGVVVDPWALVAEIEKLSKQGLEISRDNLRIAENATLILPFHRELDVMREEAAGEGKIGTTGRGIGPAYEDKVGRRAIRAHDLRNLASLGGKIDRMLLHHNALRRGLGKPEVSKDAVLAELAEVAPKVVPYIDVTWDLLDQERRAGKRILFEGAQGALLDVDHGTYPFVTSSNTVAAQAATGSGIGPDSLGFVLGIAKAYTTRVGAGPFPTELTDKTGETIGERGHEFGTVTGRKRRCGWFDAVLVRQVAKVSGINGIALTKLDVLDGFPEVKVCVGYSLDGQRLARLPAGANAQARVEPIWETFEGWSESTRGARRWADLPAQAVKYVRFIEELIECPVTLLSTSPERDDTILMKDPFED, encoded by the coding sequence ATGGCTAACGTCGTGGTCGTCGGCGCGCAGTGGGGCGACGAAGGAAAGGGCAAGATCGTCGACTGGCTTTCTGAGCGCGCCGATGTTGTGGTGCGGTTCCAGGGCGGTCATAACGCGGGCCATACCCTCGTCATCGGGAATACGACCTACAAGTTGTCGCTGTTGCCGTCCGGTGTCGTGCGGCCTGGCAAGCTCGGCGTGATCGGGGCCGGCGTGGTGGTCGATCCGTGGGCGCTCGTCGCCGAGATCGAGAAGCTCAGCAAGCAGGGGCTCGAGATCAGCCGGGACAACCTGCGCATCGCCGAGAATGCGACGCTGATCCTGCCGTTCCATCGCGAGCTCGACGTCATGCGCGAGGAGGCGGCGGGCGAGGGCAAGATCGGTACTACCGGGCGCGGCATCGGTCCGGCCTACGAGGACAAGGTCGGACGCCGCGCGATCCGAGCGCACGACCTCAGGAATCTGGCATCGCTCGGCGGGAAGATCGACCGGATGCTGCTGCATCACAACGCATTGCGCCGCGGTCTCGGGAAGCCCGAGGTCAGTAAGGATGCGGTGCTGGCCGAACTGGCCGAGGTGGCGCCGAAGGTCGTGCCCTACATCGACGTGACGTGGGATCTTCTGGACCAGGAGCGGCGCGCCGGAAAGCGCATCCTGTTCGAGGGCGCGCAGGGCGCGCTGCTCGACGTCGACCACGGCACGTATCCGTTCGTGACGTCTTCGAACACGGTGGCGGCGCAGGCCGCGACGGGATCGGGCATCGGGCCCGACTCGCTCGGTTTCGTGCTCGGCATCGCGAAGGCCTACACGACGCGCGTCGGCGCCGGTCCGTTCCCGACCGAGCTGACCGACAAGACCGGCGAGACGATTGGCGAGCGCGGCCATGAGTTCGGCACGGTGACCGGGCGCAAGCGCCGCTGCGGCTGGTTCGACGCTGTGCTCGTACGGCAGGTGGCCAAGGTTTCGGGCATCAACGGCATCGCACTCACAAAGCTCGACGTGCTCGATGGATTCCCCGAGGTGAAGGTGTGCGTCGGCTATTCGCTCGACGGACAGCGACTGGCCCGCCTGCCGGCCGGCGCCAACGCGCAGGCGCGCGTCGAGCCGATCTGGGAGACGTTCGAAGGCTGGTCGGAGTCGACGCGGGGTGCACGGCGCTGGGCCGATCTGCCGGCGCAGGCGGTCAAGTATGTGCGCTTCATCGAGGAGCTGATCGAGTGCCCGGTGACTCTGCTTTCGACGAGTCCGGAGCGTGACGACACGATCCTGATGAAAGATCCATTCGAGGATTGA
- a CDS encoding mucoidy inhibitor MuiA family protein — protein sequence MKQVVAVALLLLAVGAEASRAAEVDAVSRIDAVTVFPMGAEVVRIAKVQLDKGEHTIVFRDLPTGAVDGSIRVEGTASGKLEIGSVDTRRLFVPRADAEQSASERRQIETEIETLRDARARLDAQVHAAETQKALINNLTQLPTRPAPAAGAERSEDWTAVLALISAGSAEAQRTIEDAQVRIRETDRKIDDLEKKLASIAPEKTERTEAKVFVVAQSPLEADITVRYQVSHASWTPLYDMRLHSGSKTAAPRIDLARRASISQKTGESWDNVALTLSTTRPSAGASAPELRPLIVDFEPEPRPPMPVASAPAAGNAFEDSVALEAAPEPDAREELAQTQRARRAVSERPAEIVQAPFHALFAVPGRLSIPETGEAKRVQLGAEAIEPQLTVRAVPKVEPKAYLYAKLTLPKGAPLLPGAVSLFRDGTFVGTGRLPTLSPGEEHELGFGVDDLVRVRHAISAETRGETGLISTSRTDNRNYLITVKSMHERAIDFAVFDQIPVSANQDIKVDLSGKAPTRQNVDDRRGVLVWEGKLEPDQEQTIEFGYRVSWPSAKSVIYRQ from the coding sequence GTGAAGCAGGTCGTTGCCGTCGCGCTTCTGTTGCTTGCAGTCGGTGCGGAAGCCTCGCGTGCGGCGGAGGTGGATGCGGTATCGCGCATCGATGCGGTGACGGTGTTCCCAATGGGCGCGGAAGTGGTGCGCATTGCCAAGGTTCAACTCGACAAGGGCGAGCACACGATCGTTTTCCGCGATCTGCCGACCGGGGCCGTCGATGGCTCGATCCGTGTCGAGGGAACGGCGTCGGGCAAGCTCGAGATCGGCTCCGTGGATACGCGGCGCCTGTTCGTGCCGCGGGCGGACGCCGAACAGTCTGCCTCGGAGCGCCGCCAGATCGAGACCGAGATCGAGACGCTGCGCGATGCGCGGGCGCGGCTCGATGCGCAGGTTCACGCGGCGGAGACGCAGAAGGCGCTGATCAACAATCTCACACAGCTTCCGACGCGTCCGGCTCCGGCTGCGGGCGCCGAGCGCAGCGAGGACTGGACGGCAGTTCTGGCACTCATCTCCGCCGGTTCGGCTGAGGCGCAGCGCACCATCGAGGACGCGCAGGTCAGGATCCGCGAGACGGATCGCAAGATCGACGATCTCGAGAAGAAGCTGGCGTCGATCGCGCCAGAGAAGACGGAGCGCACGGAAGCGAAGGTGTTCGTCGTCGCGCAGTCGCCGCTCGAGGCGGACATCACGGTGCGGTATCAGGTTTCGCATGCCTCGTGGACGCCGCTCTATGATATGCGCCTGCACAGCGGCTCCAAGACGGCGGCGCCGCGGATCGATCTCGCGCGTCGCGCCTCGATCAGTCAGAAGACCGGCGAGAGCTGGGACAACGTCGCGCTGACTCTGTCCACGACGCGGCCGTCTGCCGGGGCTTCGGCGCCCGAGTTGCGGCCATTGATCGTCGATTTCGAGCCTGAGCCGCGGCCGCCTATGCCGGTGGCGAGCGCGCCTGCCGCCGGGAATGCCTTTGAGGATAGCGTTGCACTTGAAGCCGCACCGGAGCCGGACGCGCGCGAAGAACTCGCGCAGACCCAGCGGGCGCGGCGTGCGGTTTCTGAGCGTCCGGCCGAGATCGTGCAGGCGCCGTTCCACGCGTTGTTCGCGGTGCCTGGGCGGCTCAGCATTCCGGAGACGGGGGAAGCCAAGCGCGTTCAGCTTGGGGCGGAAGCGATCGAGCCGCAGCTCACCGTGCGTGCCGTGCCGAAGGTGGAGCCGAAGGCTTACCTTTACGCCAAGCTCACGCTGCCGAAGGGCGCACCGCTTCTGCCGGGTGCCGTCTCCCTGTTTCGTGACGGCACGTTCGTCGGCACCGGACGACTGCCGACGCTGTCGCCCGGCGAAGAGCACGAGCTCGGCTTCGGCGTCGACGATCTGGTGCGCGTGCGGCACGCGATCTCGGCTGAGACGCGCGGGGAGACGGGGCTGATCTCGACCTCGCGCACCGACAACCGCAACTACCTCATTACGGTGAAAAGCATGCACGAGCGTGCGATCGATTTTGCCGTGTTCGACCAGATCCCTGTCTCGGCCAATCAGGACATCAAGGTCGATCTCAGCGGCAAGGCGCCGACGCGCCAGAACGTGGACGACCGGCGCGGCGTCCTGGTCTGGGAGGGCAAGCTCGAGCCGGATCAGGAGCAGACGATCGAGTTCGGGTATCGTGTGTCCTGGCCGTCCGCGAAGTCGGTGATTTACCGGCAGTAG
- a CDS encoding TonB-dependent receptor, with amino-acid sequence MRISRVCALVGAAVSAAVLAVSFAPAQAADLGYGSVKDIPPPAPSGRAWYLKGTIGMTNSEPGGLWTGEYASGDFSIHHKDIKSAPLYGIGIGVEHSRWLRFDITGEYRGKQHFVAHDSYNNGGPCPGSGCGTNDHSANLESWLGLFNAYIDLGTWHGVTPYVGGGVGLTSITTMGYKDINVPTGGFAYAVNDKTTTNFAWALYAGLSYDVTDRFTLDLGYRYTDLGSIKTSAVRTYDDPELLSPFEVHDIVSHDLLFSGRFRLDRPAPSYPVAFK; translated from the coding sequence ATGAGAATCTCACGCGTTTGCGCCCTCGTGGGCGCAGCCGTCAGCGCAGCCGTGCTCGCTGTGTCGTTTGCGCCGGCACAGGCCGCCGATCTTGGATACGGTAGCGTGAAGGATATCCCGCCGCCCGCGCCGTCGGGCCGCGCGTGGTACCTCAAGGGCACCATCGGCATGACAAACTCGGAGCCGGGCGGGCTTTGGACCGGCGAGTACGCGTCGGGCGACTTCTCGATCCATCACAAGGACATCAAGAGCGCACCGCTTTACGGCATCGGCATCGGCGTCGAGCACAGCCGGTGGCTGCGCTTCGACATCACGGGCGAGTATCGCGGCAAGCAGCATTTCGTTGCGCATGACTCGTACAACAACGGTGGTCCCTGTCCTGGCTCGGGCTGCGGTACCAACGATCATTCGGCCAATCTCGAAAGCTGGCTCGGCTTGTTCAATGCCTACATCGATCTCGGCACGTGGCATGGCGTGACGCCGTATGTCGGCGGCGGTGTCGGTCTGACCTCGATCACCACGATGGGCTACAAAGACATCAATGTGCCGACAGGTGGTTTCGCCTACGCAGTGAACGACAAGACGACGACCAACTTCGCGTGGGCGCTCTATGCGGGGTTGAGCTACGACGTCACCGACCGCTTCACGCTCGACCTCGGCTATCGCTATACCGATCTCGGATCTATCAAGACGAGCGCCGTCAGGACCTACGACGATCCCGAATTGCTCAGCCCGTTCGAGGTTCACGATATCGTCTCGCACGACCTACTGTTCAGTGGGCGCTTCCGTCTCGACCGCCCGGCGCCCTCCTATCCGGTAGCATTCAAATAG
- the glmM gene encoding phosphoglucosamine mutase encodes MTRRYFGTDGIRGLANKHPMTSEVALKVGMAAGKLFQNGTHRHRVVIGKDTRLSGYMLEAALMSGFTSVGMDVFLLGPMPTPAVAMLTRSLRADLGVMISASHNRYSDNGIKLFDPDGYKLSDDVELEIEQLIDGPAEPLLAPSDRIGRATRVDSAQERYIEFAKRTLPKNLKLNGLRIVIDCAHGAAYKVAPEALWELGAEVIKIGVDPDGRNINYKCGSTAPEALIDKVREVRADIGIALDGDADRVVIVDEKGNIVDGDQLMAVIAESWQRRGKLSAGGIVATVMSNLGLERYLKGQGLSLVRTPVGDRYVVEHMRRHGYNVGGEQSGHIVLSDFTTTGDGLVSSLQLLACVVATGRPVSEVCARFTPLPQVLQNVRYSSGRPLEDKRVRKVIEGAKQQLGDSGRLVIRPSGTEPVIRVMAEGDDQQLVQTVVGEIVEAVKEAAQAAA; translated from the coding sequence ATGACACGCCGCTATTTCGGCACGGACGGTATCCGGGGGCTTGCGAACAAGCATCCGATGACGTCGGAGGTCGCGCTCAAGGTTGGGATGGCGGCCGGAAAGCTTTTCCAGAACGGCACGCACCGGCATCGCGTCGTCATCGGCAAGGATACGCGTCTCTCCGGCTACATGCTTGAGGCAGCGCTGATGAGCGGCTTCACCTCTGTTGGCATGGACGTGTTCCTGCTCGGCCCGATGCCGACGCCCGCGGTTGCCATGCTGACGCGGAGTCTCCGCGCCGATCTCGGTGTCATGATCTCGGCTTCGCATAACCGCTACAGCGATAACGGCATCAAGCTGTTCGATCCGGACGGCTACAAGCTGTCGGACGACGTGGAACTCGAAATCGAGCAGCTCATCGACGGGCCCGCCGAGCCGCTGCTCGCGCCTTCCGATCGCATCGGTCGTGCGACGCGCGTCGACAGCGCGCAAGAGCGCTACATCGAGTTCGCGAAGCGCACACTGCCGAAGAACCTCAAGCTCAACGGGCTCCGCATCGTCATCGATTGCGCGCATGGCGCAGCCTACAAGGTGGCGCCGGAAGCGCTGTGGGAGCTCGGCGCCGAGGTGATCAAGATCGGAGTCGATCCCGACGGACGCAACATCAATTACAAGTGCGGTTCGACTGCGCCTGAGGCGCTGATCGACAAGGTGCGTGAAGTTCGAGCAGACATCGGCATCGCGCTCGACGGCGACGCGGACCGCGTGGTGATCGTCGACGAGAAAGGCAACATCGTCGATGGCGACCAGCTGATGGCGGTGATTGCCGAAAGCTGGCAACGGCGCGGCAAGCTCAGCGCGGGCGGCATCGTTGCGACCGTGATGAGCAACCTTGGCCTTGAGCGCTATCTCAAGGGGCAGGGGCTTTCGCTGGTGCGCACGCCGGTGGGTGATCGTTACGTCGTCGAGCACATGCGGCGCCATGGCTACAATGTCGGCGGCGAGCAGTCGGGGCACATCGTGCTTTCGGATTTCACGACGACAGGCGACGGGCTCGTGTCGTCGCTGCAGCTGCTGGCGTGCGTCGTGGCAACGGGACGTCCTGTGTCGGAAGTGTGCGCGCGCTTCACGCCGCTTCCGCAGGTGCTGCAGAACGTGCGCTATTCGAGCGGCCGGCCGCTTGAAGACAAGCGCGTGCGTAAGGTCATTGAAGGTGCCAAGCAGCAACTCGGCGACAGCGGACGTCTGGTCATTCGTCCGTCGGGCACCGAGCCCGTGATCCGCGTCATGGCGGAGGGCGATGACCAGCAGCTTGTCCAGACGGTGGTTGGCGAGATCGTCGAGGCGGTGAAAGAGGCCGCGCAGGCGGCCGCCTGA
- the folP gene encoding dihydropteroate synthase has protein sequence MQRSIYIRPLGIYWARLGTPESEAPQEIWGGLPLAGGPLAFSALEVLERAPGGTVRRTIGLGDLFERDWGRHTLSASDLIEEIRAPRPRLAGLSLDRPRIMGIVNVTPDSFSDGGLHDSATAAIAHGLKLAEEGADILDIGGESTRPGSDTVSVDDELRRVIPVIEGLRAKTDALISIDTRKAAVMRRAAAAGADILNDVSALTYDPAALEVAAASGLPVMLMHAQGDPKTMNDNPQYSDVVLDVFDFLEQRIRACLEAGIPKSRLIADPGIGFGKHLHHNVAVLNAMSLYHGLGVPVLLGASRKKLIGQLCNVEAPRDRVPGSLAAALHSVAQGIQIVRVHDVAETRQALAVWEAAEAGSEAGLA, from the coding sequence ATGCAGCGATCGATTTACATCCGCCCGCTCGGCATCTATTGGGCGCGGCTTGGCACGCCGGAGTCGGAGGCTCCGCAGGAGATCTGGGGCGGTTTACCGCTCGCCGGAGGGCCGCTCGCGTTCTCGGCGCTCGAGGTGCTCGAGCGCGCGCCGGGGGGCACGGTGCGGCGTACGATCGGGCTCGGTGATCTCTTCGAGCGTGATTGGGGCCGCCACACGCTCTCGGCATCGGACCTCATCGAGGAGATCCGCGCGCCGCGACCGCGGCTTGCGGGGCTTTCGCTCGATCGGCCGCGCATCATGGGCATCGTCAACGTGACGCCCGACAGCTTCTCGGATGGCGGCCTGCACGACAGTGCCACGGCGGCCATCGCGCATGGATTGAAGCTCGCCGAGGAGGGTGCGGACATCCTCGATATTGGGGGCGAGTCCACGCGTCCGGGCTCGGACACCGTGTCGGTCGACGACGAGCTTCGCCGCGTCATCCCCGTCATCGAGGGGCTCAGGGCTAAAACTGACGCGCTGATCTCCATCGATACGCGCAAGGCCGCGGTGATGCGGCGGGCGGCGGCCGCGGGCGCCGATATCCTGAATGACGTCTCGGCGTTGACGTACGATCCGGCGGCACTCGAGGTGGCGGCGGCGAGCGGGCTGCCGGTCATGCTGATGCACGCCCAGGGCGATCCCAAGACGATGAACGACAATCCGCAGTACAGCGATGTCGTACTCGACGTGTTCGATTTTCTCGAGCAGCGGATCCGGGCCTGCCTCGAAGCCGGCATTCCGAAGTCGCGCCTCATTGCGGATCCCGGCATCGGTTTCGGCAAGCATCTGCATCACAACGTGGCCGTGCTCAACGCCATGAGCCTCTACCATGGCCTCGGCGTGCCGGTGCTGCTCGGTGCCAGCCGCAAGAAGCTGATCGGGCAGCTCTGCAATGTGGAGGCGCCGCGGGACCGGGTGCCGGGGTCGCTCGCTGCTGCGCTGCACTCGGTGGCGCAGGGTATCCAGATCGTTCGCGTTCACGACGTGGCAGAAACCCGGCAGGCGCTGGCGGTGTGGGAGGCGGCGGAGGCGGGTTCAGAAGCGGGGCTGGCGTAG
- the ftsH gene encoding ATP-dependent zinc metalloprotease FtsH produces the protein MNPNFQKLAIWVAVFVLLAALFNLFNSPNQTRRGAEISYSDFLNAVDAGTVAEVTLAGNRIYGTMRDNAAPFSSYAPSDPSLVERLKAKDVKFKARPSDEDVPSILSVLLNWFPMLLLIAVWVFFMRQMQSGSGRAMGFGKSRAKLLTERQGRVTFEDVAGVDEAKSDLEEIVEFLRDPQKFQRLGGRIPRGALLVGPPGTGKTLIARAVAGEANVPFFTISGSDFVEMFVGVGASRVRDMFEQAKKNAPCIIFIDEIDAVGRHRGAGLGGGNDEREQTLNQLLVEMDGFEANEGIIIIAATNRPDVLDPALLRPGRFDRQIVVPNPDIAGREKILKVHMRKVPVAPDVDPKVIARGTPGFSGADLANLVNEAALLAARRNKRLVTQIEFEDAKDKVMMGAERRSMVMSEEEKRNTAYHEAGHAIVGLSVPYDPLHKVTIIPRGRALGVTMNLPEGDRHSRTRQWCEARLAVLFGGREAEILLGGPENVTNGATGDIQMATQLARAMIMEWGMSDKLGRVRYNGNEQEVFLGHSVTQTKNLSDETAKLIDEEIRNLIHTGEEKAKKILTENIDKLHAVAKALLDFETVSGEEVAAIMRGETIVRRDDDNSKGSPASAVPTAGRSRPREEPGAGGMEPQPQT, from the coding sequence ATGAATCCGAATTTTCAGAAGCTTGCGATCTGGGTAGCGGTTTTCGTGCTGCTCGCCGCGCTGTTCAACCTTTTCAACAGTCCGAACCAGACCCGCCGGGGTGCTGAGATCAGCTACTCGGACTTCCTCAACGCGGTCGATGCCGGGACGGTGGCGGAGGTGACGCTGGCGGGCAACCGCATCTACGGCACCATGCGCGACAACGCCGCGCCGTTCTCGAGCTATGCGCCATCGGATCCTTCGCTCGTCGAGCGGCTCAAGGCCAAGGACGTCAAGTTCAAGGCGCGGCCTTCCGACGAGGACGTGCCGTCGATCCTGTCCGTGCTGCTCAACTGGTTCCCCATGCTGCTCCTGATCGCGGTCTGGGTGTTCTTCATGCGCCAGATGCAGTCCGGCTCGGGACGCGCCATGGGCTTCGGCAAGAGCCGGGCTAAGCTGCTCACCGAGCGGCAGGGTCGCGTCACGTTCGAGGACGTGGCGGGCGTGGACGAAGCGAAGTCCGACCTCGAGGAGATCGTCGAGTTCCTGCGCGATCCGCAGAAGTTCCAGCGGCTCGGCGGGCGCATTCCGCGCGGCGCGCTGCTCGTCGGTCCTCCGGGTACCGGCAAGACGCTGATCGCGCGTGCGGTCGCGGGCGAAGCGAACGTGCCGTTCTTCACGATCTCGGGCTCCGACTTCGTCGAGATGTTCGTCGGCGTCGGCGCGAGCCGCGTGCGCGACATGTTCGAGCAGGCGAAGAAGAACGCGCCGTGCATCATCTTCATCGACGAGATCGACGCCGTCGGTCGCCACCGCGGCGCGGGCCTCGGCGGCGGCAACGACGAGCGCGAGCAGACGCTCAACCAGCTGCTCGTCGAGATGGACGGCTTCGAGGCCAACGAGGGCATTATCATCATCGCGGCGACGAACCGTCCGGACGTGCTCGACCCGGCGCTTCTGCGTCCGGGCCGCTTCGACCGGCAGATCGTGGTGCCTAACCCGGACATCGCGGGTCGCGAAAAGATCCTCAAGGTGCACATGCGCAAGGTGCCGGTGGCGCCCGACGTGGATCCCAAGGTCATCGCGCGCGGCACGCCCGGCTTCTCGGGCGCGGATCTCGCCAACCTCGTCAACGAGGCGGCACTGCTCGCCGCACGTCGCAACAAGCGGCTCGTGACGCAGATCGAGTTCGAGGACGCCAAGGACAAGGTCATGATGGGCGCCGAGCGGCGTTCCATGGTGATGAGCGAGGAGGAGAAGCGCAACACGGCCTATCACGAGGCGGGCCACGCCATCGTTGGTCTCTCCGTGCCGTACGATCCTCTGCACAAGGTCACCATCATCCCGCGCGGGCGTGCGCTCGGCGTGACGATGAACCTGCCGGAAGGCGATCGGCATAGCCGCACGCGGCAGTGGTGCGAGGCGCGCCTTGCCGTGCTGTTCGGCGGCCGTGAGGCCGAGATCCTGCTCGGCGGCCCGGAGAACGTGACCAACGGCGCGACGGGCGACATCCAGATGGCGACGCAGCTCGCCCGCGCCATGATCATGGAGTGGGGTATGTCCGACAAGCTCGGGCGCGTCCGCTACAATGGTAACGAGCAGGAGGTGTTCCTCGGGCACTCCGTCACGCAGACCAAGAACCTCTCCGACGAGACCGCGAAGCTCATCGACGAGGAGATCCGCAATCTCATTCACACGGGTGAGGAGAAGGCGAAGAAGATCCTGACCGAGAACATCGACAAGCTGCACGCCGTGGCCAAGGCGCTGCTCGACTTCGAGACCGTCTCCGGCGAGGAGGTGGCGGCGATCATGCGCGGCGAGACGATCGTGCGGCGTGACGATGACAACTCGAAGGGCTCGCCCGCTTCGGCGGTGCCGACGGCTGGCCGCTCGCGTCCGCGCGAGGAGCCGGGCGCCGGCGGCATGGAGCCTCAGCCGCAGACTTGA
- the tilS gene encoding tRNA lysidine(34) synthetase TilS, whose translation MRLAGAERVSDELTVHDQDLDLLFGPLLAPFKRAVLAVSGGSDSMALMVLAARWVASGRAPAGLMLDVATVDHGLRASSAREADWVAERAKALGFSHTTLVWGGNKPGSALQARAREARYALLVAHARADTPAAVVTAHTRDDQAETLLMRLGRGSGLDGLAGMAPVRPLLPDGSVQLVRPLLALSKASLIAMLREVGSTWIDDPSNERLDFERVRLRGARDHLVALGLSNDKLALSATRLWRARDALDQVTEAKLRTLVDEHGGVYGSLERAAWEAEPEEIRVRLLARLIGAFGGEARPAQLSQVEALVAALARGRPMAQTLAGCIVSQGRTTLRLYREPGHHTLRTLRLTPGDEAVWDMRFRLRYAVPEADAPGDDGVGMAAREGPAAMEPVVVRPLGLQAYATLRGRLAPKDRPPARAAAGLPSIWAEERLLAVPSLSGAPSDNRFRAEFLGLKRELR comes from the coding sequence ATGCGGCTCGCCGGGGCCGAGAGGGTCTCGGACGAGCTGACCGTGCACGATCAGGATCTCGATCTTTTGTTCGGCCCGCTTCTCGCGCCCTTCAAGCGCGCGGTGCTCGCCGTCTCTGGCGGGTCTGATAGCATGGCGCTGATGGTGCTCGCCGCGCGATGGGTGGCGTCGGGGCGCGCACCCGCCGGACTGATGCTCGACGTTGCGACGGTCGATCATGGCCTGCGGGCGAGCTCGGCGCGCGAAGCGGATTGGGTGGCCGAGCGGGCGAAGGCGCTGGGGTTCTCGCATACGACACTCGTGTGGGGCGGCAACAAGCCGGGATCGGCGTTGCAGGCGCGGGCGCGCGAAGCCCGTTACGCGCTGCTCGTCGCGCATGCGCGCGCCGATACGCCGGCGGCGGTGGTGACGGCGCACACGCGTGACGATCAAGCGGAGACGCTGCTGATGCGGCTCGGCCGCGGCAGCGGTCTCGACGGTCTTGCCGGCATGGCGCCGGTGCGGCCGCTGTTGCCGGATGGCTCGGTTCAGCTCGTGCGACCGCTGCTGGCGCTCAGCAAGGCTTCACTCATCGCCATGCTGCGCGAGGTTGGCAGCACATGGATCGACGATCCTTCCAACGAGCGCCTCGACTTCGAGCGCGTGCGGCTCAGGGGGGCACGCGATCATCTCGTGGCGCTCGGCCTTTCGAACGACAAGCTGGCGCTCAGCGCCACGCGGCTCTGGCGGGCGCGCGATGCGCTCGATCAGGTCACCGAGGCGAAACTCAGGACGCTGGTCGATGAGCATGGGGGCGTCTATGGCTCGCTTGAGCGCGCTGCGTGGGAGGCGGAGCCGGAGGAAATCCGCGTGCGTCTTCTGGCGCGGCTGATTGGCGCCTTCGGGGGCGAGGCGCGGCCGGCACAGCTGTCTCAGGTGGAAGCGTTGGTCGCGGCGCTCGCGCGGGGGCGTCCCATGGCGCAGACGCTCGCGGGTTGCATCGTCTCGCAGGGTCGCACGACGTTGCGCCTCTACCGTGAGCCCGGCCACCATACGCTCCGGACGCTGCGTCTGACGCCGGGCGACGAGGCGGTATGGGACATGCGGTTCCGGCTCCGGTACGCGGTGCCGGAAGCCGATGCGCCGGGCGACGACGGCGTCGGGATGGCGGCCCGGGAGGGGCCCGCGGCGATGGAGCCGGTGGTCGTGCGGCCGCTGGGGTTGCAAGCTTATGCAACCCTTAGGGGGCGGCTTGCGCCCAAGGACCGGCCTCCTGCGCGGGCGGCGGCTGGCCTGCCCTCGATCTGGGCGGAGGAGCGTCTGCTTGCCGTGCCGAGCCTTTCCGGCGCGCCCAGCGACAACCGTTTCCGTGCGGAATTTCTGGGGCTTAAGCGGGAGTTGCGCTAG
- the ybgF gene encoding tol-pal system protein YbgF, with the protein MQSKPVPTARAARGAACLMLALLWGAGGAVAQGVVSEELPTVKGAQGKAQQKGPAGGGDAGLRERVEQLEGQLVDLQVVIGTLESLARTGGTVSAPARSDAGGGGLGGGDRARLDSLETQIRALTAQVEQLSQEFRAGGGPQRRSELGGFEEPPQASRFGSTTVTSDTAGPQGLDDPGAGFGPPQPGPNVGAPPPATYGGPTPPPTYGSESLPPAAGGGQLAAIEPGGGMSSKQLYETAYGYLLQQDYGAAQAGFRDFLKSHPQDPLAPNALYWLGESHYVQRNYADAAEAFDLVVSAYGSSSKAPDAQLKHGMSLAQLGKRQDACATLRGVGSKFPNAPVQIKAKADSERQRIGCP; encoded by the coding sequence ATGCAGTCCAAGCCAGTTCCGACGGCGCGTGCCGCGCGAGGGGCCGCGTGCCTCATGCTCGCGTTGCTCTGGGGCGCGGGCGGTGCCGTGGCGCAGGGCGTGGTGAGCGAGGAGTTGCCGACGGTCAAAGGCGCGCAAGGCAAGGCGCAGCAGAAGGGGCCCGCCGGCGGGGGCGATGCTGGATTGCGTGAGCGCGTCGAGCAGCTCGAAGGCCAGCTCGTCGATCTGCAGGTCGTGATCGGCACGCTGGAATCGCTGGCGCGCACGGGCGGCACCGTGTCGGCGCCCGCTCGCTCCGACGCCGGTGGCGGAGGCCTCGGCGGTGGAGATCGCGCGCGCCTCGACAGCTTGGAAACGCAGATCCGGGCGCTCACCGCGCAGGTCGAGCAGCTTTCGCAGGAGTTTCGCGCGGGCGGCGGGCCACAGCGCAGGTCGGAGCTCGGCGGGTTCGAGGAGCCGCCTCAGGCGAGCCGTTTCGGCTCCACCACCGTGACATCCGATACCGCAGGGCCGCAGGGCCTCGACGATCCGGGCGCCGGTTTCGGTCCTCCTCAACCGGGACCGAACGTCGGTGCGCCGCCGCCGGCCACCTACGGTGGTCCGACGCCGCCGCCGACCTATGGCTCCGAGTCGCTGCCGCCGGCGGCGGGCGGTGGGCAGCTGGCCGCCATCGAGCCGGGTGGTGGCATGAGCTCGAAGCAGCTCTACGAGACAGCTTATGGCTATCTACTGCAGCAGGACTACGGCGCGGCGCAGGCCGGGTTCCGAGACTTCCTCAAATCCCATCCGCAGGATCCGCTGGCACCGAACGCGCTCTATTGGCTCGGCGAGTCGCACTACGTGCAGCGGAACTACGCCGATGCCGCCGAGGCGTTCGATCTCGTCGTCTCGGCTTATGGCTCGAGCAGCAAGGCACCGGATGCGCAGCTCAAGCATGGCATGTCGCTCGCCCAGCTCGGCAAGCGGCAGGACGCTTGCGCGACGCTGCGTGGCGTCGGTTCGAAGTTTCCCAATGCGCCTGTGCAGATCAAGGCCAAGGCCGACAGCGAGCGGCAGAGAATCGGCTGCCCGTGA